One Methylohalobius crimeensis 10Ki DNA segment encodes these proteins:
- a CDS encoding pyridoxal phosphate-dependent aminotransferase: protein MTISLSQRVNRIKPSPTLAITARAAAMRAEGHDVIGLGAGEPDFDTPEHIKQAAIEAIRAGMTKYTPVDGIPSLKQAVADKFRRDNGLEYQTDQILVSCGGKQSFYNLAQAMLDEGDEVIIPAPYWVSYPDMALLAGATPVFIEAGQAQAFKITPEQLEAAITARTKLFVINSPSNPTGKLYTKEEFAALGEVLLKHPRVAIATDDMYEHIVWEEGSFCNILNACPDLSDRTFVLNGISKAYSMTGWRIGYAAGPKEVIGAMKKIQSQSTSNPASISQAAAVAALEGDQSCIGRMVEAFKQRHDFVVGALNQIPGIDCLPAEGAFYLFPKVAGMIERLGLEDDLALSEYLIEKAGVALVPGTAFGAPGHVRLSIATSMENLENAVDRIGKTANG from the coding sequence ATGACCATATCACTTTCCCAACGCGTCAATCGCATCAAACCTTCTCCCACCCTGGCGATCACCGCCCGCGCCGCGGCGATGCGCGCCGAGGGCCACGACGTGATCGGCCTGGGCGCCGGGGAGCCGGATTTCGATACCCCCGAGCATATCAAGCAGGCCGCCATCGAGGCCATCCGTGCCGGGATGACCAAATACACGCCGGTGGACGGGATTCCTTCTTTGAAACAGGCGGTGGCCGACAAGTTCCGCCGCGACAACGGCTTGGAATACCAGACCGATCAAATCCTGGTTTCCTGCGGGGGCAAGCAGAGCTTCTATAATCTGGCCCAGGCCATGCTGGACGAAGGCGACGAAGTGATCATCCCCGCGCCTTACTGGGTGTCCTATCCCGACATGGCGCTTCTGGCCGGAGCCACCCCTGTCTTCATCGAGGCGGGCCAAGCGCAGGCATTCAAGATCACGCCCGAGCAACTGGAGGCGGCGATCACGGCCCGCACCAAACTGTTCGTCATCAACAGCCCCTCCAACCCCACCGGCAAGCTCTACACGAAGGAAGAATTCGCCGCGCTGGGGGAAGTATTGCTCAAGCATCCCCGAGTGGCCATCGCCACCGACGACATGTACGAACACATCGTTTGGGAGGAGGGGAGTTTCTGCAATATCCTCAACGCCTGTCCGGATCTGTCCGATCGTACCTTCGTTCTCAATGGCATTTCCAAGGCCTACTCCATGACCGGTTGGCGGATCGGTTACGCGGCGGGTCCCAAGGAAGTCATCGGGGCGATGAAGAAGATCCAGTCCCAGAGCACCTCCAATCCCGCTTCCATCTCCCAGGCCGCCGCCGTCGCCGCGCTGGAAGGGGATCAAAGCTGTATCGGAAGGATGGTCGAGGCCTTCAAGCAGCGCCACGATTTCGTGGTCGGGGCCCTCAACCAAATTCCCGGGATCGATTGCCTGCCGGCGGAGGGCGCGTTCTACCTGTTTCCCAAGGTCGCCGGAATGATCGAACGCTTGGGTCTCGAGGACGACTTGGCGCTTTCCGAGTACCTGATCGAAAAGGCCGGCGTCGCCCTGGTCCCCGGAACCGCCTTCGGCGCCCCGGGTCATGTCCGTCTGTCCATCGCCACCAGCATGGAAAATCTGGAAAACGCGGTGGATCGGATCGGAAAGACCGCAAACGGCTGA
- a CDS encoding TlpA family protein disulfide reductase, translated as MRWIVLLMIGLSGYAQAAPLPDCTLTSLDGGESRQLREIQQGKVLYVDFWASWCTSCAHAFKFLNDLESDLQDRGFAVIGVNLDENRTDAENFLERFPPRFTVLADAEAQCAKDFGVQGMPASYLIDRTGEVRYRHLGFRSGDADELRRAIEKLVAEPSPDG; from the coding sequence ATGCGGTGGATTGTGCTTTTGATGATCGGCTTGAGCGGTTACGCCCAGGCTGCCCCCTTGCCCGACTGTACCCTGACCTCCCTGGACGGCGGGGAGAGCCGCCAGTTGCGAGAGATCCAGCAAGGCAAGGTGTTGTATGTGGATTTTTGGGCTTCCTGGTGCACCTCGTGCGCTCATGCCTTCAAATTCTTGAACGACCTGGAAAGCGATCTGCAGGACCGGGGGTTTGCCGTCATCGGGGTGAATCTGGACGAGAACCGGACCGATGCCGAAAATTTCCTGGAACGATTCCCGCCCCGGTTCACCGTGCTCGCCGATGCGGAGGCGCAATGCGCCAAGGATTTCGGCGTGCAGGGGATGCCCGCGTCCTATCTAATCGACCGCACCGGCGAGGTTCGCTATCGGCATTTGGGCTTCCGGTCGGGGGACGCGGATGAACTGCGCCGCGCGATCGAGAAACTGGTGGCCGAGCCGTCGCCGGACGGTTGA
- a CDS encoding DUF4266 domain-containing protein, which translates to MPLLFIASGLIGCAQVPPWERGYLAKPQMALDPYPLQNSVREHVHGSREAGGSARSSGGGGCGCY; encoded by the coding sequence ATGCCACTTTTGTTCATTGCCTCGGGCTTGATCGGCTGCGCCCAGGTCCCGCCTTGGGAGAGAGGCTACCTGGCCAAGCCGCAAATGGCCCTCGATCCCTATCCGCTGCAGAACTCGGTGCGAGAGCACGTGCATGGCAGCCGCGAGGCGGGCGGTAGCGCCCGCAGTAGCGGCGGCGGAGGCTGCGGCTGTTATTGA
- the cysC gene encoding adenylyl-sulfate kinase: MDKHIRWHQATVSRQDREQINGHRSFILWFTGLSGAGKSTLAHRVEELLYLRSCRTYVFDGDNVRHGLCSDLGFSPEERHENIRRIGEMSKLFIDAGVIALTAFISPFRRDREMVRSLVDEGDFIEIYCAAPLKVCEQRDVKGLYEKARRGEIKNFTGISSPYEPPENPEIMVESGSDSLDTCARKILDYLERHDKIALVPESEQRWERIYEN; this comes from the coding sequence ATGGACAAACACATCCGCTGGCATCAAGCGACCGTCTCTCGACAAGACCGGGAACAGATCAACGGCCACCGAAGCTTTATCCTATGGTTTACCGGCCTTTCAGGCGCCGGCAAATCCACCCTCGCCCATCGGGTGGAGGAACTGCTTTATCTACGCAGTTGCCGCACCTACGTTTTCGACGGCGACAATGTCCGTCACGGACTATGCTCGGACCTGGGTTTCAGCCCCGAGGAGCGCCATGAGAACATCCGCCGCATCGGCGAAATGAGCAAATTGTTCATCGACGCCGGAGTAATCGCCCTGACCGCCTTCATCTCTCCCTTCCGGCGGGATCGGGAAATGGTCCGATCGCTGGTGGATGAGGGGGATTTCATCGAGATTTACTGCGCCGCCCCACTGAAAGTATGCGAACAACGGGATGTGAAGGGTTTGTATGAAAAGGCCCGGCGGGGGGAAATCAAAAACTTCACCGGGATTTCCTCACCCTACGAGCCGCCTGAAAATCCCGAAATCATGGTCGAAAGCGGCTCGGATTCCTTGGACACATGCGCCCGCAAAATCCTAGACTATCTGGAACGGCACGACAAAATCGCATTGGTGCCGGAGTCCGAACAACGCTGGGAGAGAATCTATGAAAATTAA
- the uvrB gene encoding excinuclease ABC subunit UvrB, with amino-acid sequence MITEGQGPLNPSAAKKFKIHSPYRPAGDQPEAIRRLVEGLNHGELHQTLLGVTGSGKTFTMAHIVEQMQRPALVLAPNKTLAAQLYGEMKTFFPENSVEYFVSYYDYYQPEAYLPASDTYIEKDASLNEHIEQMRLSATKALLERRDTVIVATVSSIYGLGEPASYFQMVLHLVRGDLLDQRQIVRRLVELQYMRNDTELRRGTFRVRGDVIDIFPAESEKEALRVELFDDEIERLSLFDPLTGEVFCPVARYTVYPKTHYVTPRETLLKAVDAIREELRLHLKILREENKLVEAQRLEQRTRFDLEMILEVGYCSGIENYSRHLSGRGPGEPPPTLFDYLPDDGIVFVDESHVTLPQLRAMYRGDRSRKETLVNYGFRLPSALDNRPLTFEEFDARAPQRIYVSATPAAYEREHSGAVVEQVVRPTGLVDPEVEVRPVLTQVDDLLSEISLRAAKDERVLVTTLTKRMAEDLTDYLMEHGVRVRYLHSDIDTVERVEIIQDLRRGEFDVLVGINLLREGLDMPEVSLVAILDADKEGFLRSTVSLIQTIGRAARNVQGKAILYADTLTKSIRQAIDETERRRAKQIEHNRHHGITPKSTTRSMTDILELPVPGRGPQKPKAKVAEKKAAYAAELKSPVEAAKHIKRLEEEMYRHARELEFEQAAKLRDEIAALRERFTLSG; translated from the coding sequence ATGATAACCGAAGGCCAAGGCCCGCTGAATCCTTCCGCGGCGAAAAAGTTCAAGATCCACAGTCCCTATCGGCCCGCCGGCGACCAGCCCGAGGCCATCCGCCGCCTGGTGGAAGGGTTGAATCACGGCGAACTCCATCAAACCCTGCTCGGGGTCACCGGCAGCGGCAAGACCTTCACCATGGCGCACATCGTCGAGCAAATGCAGCGTCCCGCTCTGGTGCTGGCGCCCAACAAAACCCTCGCCGCCCAACTCTACGGGGAGATGAAAACCTTTTTCCCGGAAAATTCGGTGGAATACTTCGTATCCTATTACGATTACTATCAACCGGAGGCCTATTTGCCCGCCTCCGATACCTATATCGAAAAGGACGCTTCCCTCAACGAGCACATCGAACAGATGCGCCTGTCGGCCACCAAGGCGCTGCTGGAGCGGCGCGACACCGTGATCGTGGCCACCGTCTCCTCGATTTACGGCTTGGGCGAGCCGGCCTCCTATTTCCAGATGGTGCTGCATCTGGTGCGCGGCGACCTGCTCGATCAGCGCCAGATAGTGCGGCGGCTGGTGGAGCTGCAGTATATGCGCAACGACACGGAACTCAGGCGCGGTACCTTCCGGGTGCGCGGCGACGTGATCGACATCTTCCCGGCCGAATCGGAAAAGGAAGCCCTCCGGGTGGAACTGTTCGACGACGAGATCGAACGCTTGAGCCTGTTCGATCCCCTCACCGGCGAAGTCTTCTGTCCGGTGGCGCGCTACACGGTCTATCCCAAGACCCACTACGTCACCCCCCGCGAGACGCTGCTCAAAGCGGTGGACGCGATCCGCGAGGAACTGCGCCTGCATCTCAAGATATTGCGCGAGGAAAACAAGCTGGTGGAGGCCCAACGCCTGGAACAACGGACCCGCTTCGATCTGGAAATGATTCTGGAGGTGGGCTACTGCTCCGGCATCGAGAACTACTCCCGCCACCTGTCCGGGCGCGGCCCCGGCGAACCGCCGCCGACCCTGTTCGATTACCTGCCGGACGACGGCATCGTGTTCGTCGACGAAAGCCACGTCACCCTCCCCCAACTGCGGGCCATGTACCGGGGCGACCGGTCGCGCAAGGAGACCCTGGTGAACTACGGCTTCCGCCTGCCCTCGGCCCTCGACAACCGCCCCCTGACTTTCGAGGAATTCGACGCGCGCGCGCCGCAGCGGATTTACGTTTCCGCCACCCCCGCCGCCTACGAGCGCGAGCACTCCGGCGCGGTGGTGGAACAGGTGGTCCGCCCCACCGGCCTGGTGGACCCGGAAGTGGAGGTCCGCCCCGTCCTCACCCAGGTGGACGACCTGTTGTCGGAAATCAGCCTGCGCGCGGCCAAAGACGAACGGGTGCTGGTCACCACCCTGACCAAGCGGATGGCCGAGGATTTGACCGATTATCTGATGGAACACGGGGTCCGGGTCCGTTACCTGCACTCGGACATCGACACCGTGGAGCGGGTGGAAATCATCCAGGATCTCCGGCGCGGCGAATTCGACGTACTGGTGGGCATCAACCTGCTGCGCGAAGGACTCGACATGCCGGAGGTCTCGCTGGTGGCGATCCTCGACGCCGACAAGGAAGGCTTCCTGCGCTCCACCGTCTCCCTCATCCAGACCATCGGCCGCGCCGCGCGCAATGTGCAAGGGAAAGCGATCCTGTACGCCGACACCCTGACTAAATCCATCCGCCAGGCCATCGATGAGACCGAGCGCCGCCGAGCCAAGCAGATCGAGCACAACCGGCACCACGGCATCACACCCAAAAGCACTACCCGCTCTATGACCGATATTCTGGAGTTGCCGGTCCCGGGACGCGGTCCGCAAAAGCCCAAAGCCAAGGTGGCCGAGAAAAAAGCCGCATACGCCGCCGAACTCAAGTCTCCGGTGGAGGCGGCGAAACACATCAAACGGCTGGAGGAAGAAATGTACCGGCACGCGCGCGAGCTGGAATTCGAGCAGGCGGCCAAGCTCCGCGACGAGATCGCCGCGCTGAGAGAACGCTTTACTCTGTCGGGCTAA